In Sporichthyaceae bacterium, one DNA window encodes the following:
- a CDS encoding TIGR03557 family F420-dependent LLM class oxidoreductase, whose translation MTSFGYFLSCEEYGPRELVRQARMAQEAGFERLWISDHFHPWNDEQGNSPFVWSVIGALSEAVDLPITTAVTCPTVRLHPAIVAQAAATAAVQTQGRFTLGVGSGEALNDHILGDPWPPIGARLSMLSEAVELIRLLMRGEEVSFHGEHYELSDARLYTVPDEPVPIHVSGFGPQATSLAARIGDGFVTVSPDAEAVDLFRKHAPGKPAGAGLKVCWAPTEAEGVATAHRLWPNSSLGGQLAQILPRPRDFEAASANVPPEQTAEHFACGPDAKRHIEALRPYLDVGFDEIHVAQIGGNLEGFFQLWRDEILPEVADRPGNR comes from the coding sequence TTCGGTTACTTCCTGTCCTGCGAGGAGTACGGGCCGCGCGAGTTGGTGCGGCAGGCTCGAATGGCCCAGGAGGCGGGATTCGAACGGCTCTGGATCAGCGACCACTTCCATCCCTGGAACGACGAGCAAGGCAACAGTCCGTTCGTCTGGTCCGTGATCGGCGCCCTGTCCGAGGCGGTGGATCTGCCGATCACCACCGCGGTGACCTGCCCCACCGTCCGGCTGCACCCGGCGATCGTCGCGCAGGCGGCCGCTACGGCCGCCGTACAGACCCAGGGCCGGTTCACCCTGGGCGTGGGCAGCGGTGAGGCGCTGAACGACCACATCCTCGGCGACCCGTGGCCGCCGATCGGCGCCCGGCTTTCCATGCTCTCCGAAGCCGTGGAACTGATCCGTCTGCTGATGCGCGGCGAGGAGGTCAGCTTCCACGGCGAGCACTACGAACTGTCCGACGCTCGGTTGTACACCGTGCCCGACGAGCCGGTGCCGATCCACGTCTCCGGGTTCGGGCCGCAGGCGACCAGCCTCGCGGCGCGCATCGGCGACGGGTTCGTGACCGTGAGCCCTGATGCCGAGGCGGTCGACCTGTTCCGCAAGCACGCGCCGGGCAAGCCCGCCGGCGCGGGCCTGAAGGTGTGTTGGGCACCGACCGAGGCCGAGGGCGTCGCGACCGCCCACCGCCTGTGGCCGAACAGTTCGCTGGGCGGCCAACTCGCGCAGATCCTGCCGCGGCCGCGTGACTTCGAGGCGGCGTCCGCGAACGTGCCCCCGGAGCAGACCGCCGAGCACTTCGCCTGCGGCCCGGACGCAAAGCGCCACATCGAGGCCCTGCGGCCTTACCTGGATGTCGGATTCGACGAGATCCACGTCGCGCAGATCGGCGGGAATCTCGAGGGCTTCTTCCAGTTGTGGCGCGACGAGATCCTCCCCGAGGTCGCCGACCGCCCCGGAAATCGCTGA
- a CDS encoding DUF3618 domain-containing protein, which produces MTAGGAARSLEMAQVQCDVERTRADLVATVDELANRADVKARARAKAAEAKQRTRAKVRQAGRTLREQAGIGCGAVVDAARRREVRWAAGGAAAVVLLLVVRARRS; this is translated from the coding sequence ATGACCGCTGGGGGCGCCGCGCGGTCATTGGAGATGGCGCAGGTCCAGTGCGACGTCGAACGGACCCGGGCCGACCTGGTCGCAACCGTCGACGAACTGGCCAATCGCGCCGACGTCAAGGCACGGGCCCGGGCGAAGGCCGCCGAGGCCAAGCAGCGAACCCGGGCGAAAGTGCGCCAGGCGGGTCGAACGTTGCGCGAGCAGGCCGGGATCGGTTGCGGCGCCGTGGTCGACGCGGCCCGCCGACGCGAGGTCCGCTGGGCGGCCGGCGGGGCGGCGGCCGTGGTCCTGCTACTGGTCGTGCGTGCTCGCAGGAGCTGA
- a CDS encoding phage holin family protein — translation MSDATGQRQHADTTRMSTGELVSAVTEQASALIRDEIRLASLELKEKGKHAGIGAGMFGGTAVLGFYAGGALVAAGIAALSLALHVWAAALIVTAVLAALAAITALTGRRQVQEALPPMPEQTKENVRIDIETVKAARS, via the coding sequence ATGAGTGACGCGACCGGGCAGCGGCAGCACGCCGATACCACGCGGATGTCCACGGGTGAACTGGTTTCCGCGGTCACCGAGCAGGCCTCTGCACTGATCCGCGACGAGATCCGCCTGGCGAGCCTGGAACTGAAGGAGAAGGGCAAGCACGCCGGGATCGGCGCCGGGATGTTCGGCGGCACCGCGGTTCTCGGCTTCTACGCCGGGGGCGCGCTGGTGGCCGCGGGGATCGCCGCGCTCTCGCTCGCACTGCACGTGTGGGCCGCCGCATTGATCGTCACCGCGGTGCTCGCCGCACTGGCGGCGATCACGGCGCTGACCGGTCGGCGCCAGGTCCAGGAGGCACTGCCACCGATGCCGGAGCAGACCAAGGAAAACGTGCGTATCGACATCGAGACGGTGAAGGCGGCCCGGTCATGA
- a CDS encoding CBS domain-containing protein, which produces MVERFEFARARFGPGRRPRALAARAVREALVSVAGLIGRPVCNQAGDQVGRVVDLVVRYGSAEADAYPPLSGLIVRVGDRRSWVPESHVASVARDRVVLSSAKFDLREFTARPGEVLLAGQVMDRQLLDVDGRRVIRAADLYVADLAGVVRLVGLDVSIGSLLRRLGPRRLRTIPTPERVVDWAAIHPLGEAGGGMRLQGVSHAVHALRAGELADLLEDLDRTGRRHLLDTLDPGVAADAVEEMQADDVQALLRDMPVERAAALLAQMEPDEATDALRDLPRADREGILRALPAGKARELGGLLGYAEDRAGGFMTTVLVVMHLTETVRDIRARLRENAEHLMELDRVVVIDAQGRVVDEVSMQEVLLAEPDDTVASLVAPPWAVTVLPTATAAEVADQLIANRCLSVLVVDADNRPIGRILADDIVDVLVPERGRFDVFQWAGQ; this is translated from the coding sequence ATGGTGGAGCGGTTCGAGTTCGCCCGGGCCCGGTTCGGGCCGGGTCGTCGGCCGCGGGCGTTGGCCGCCCGAGCGGTGCGTGAGGCCCTGGTCTCGGTTGCCGGGTTGATCGGGCGGCCGGTGTGCAACCAGGCCGGCGATCAGGTCGGTCGGGTGGTGGACCTGGTCGTCCGCTACGGCTCGGCGGAGGCCGACGCCTACCCGCCGTTGTCGGGCCTGATCGTCCGGGTCGGCGACCGACGCAGCTGGGTTCCGGAGTCTCACGTCGCCTCGGTGGCGCGGGACCGGGTAGTGCTGTCCAGCGCGAAGTTCGACCTGCGCGAGTTCACTGCCCGCCCGGGTGAGGTGCTGTTGGCGGGTCAGGTGATGGACCGTCAGTTGCTGGACGTGGACGGGCGGCGCGTGATCCGAGCGGCCGACCTGTACGTGGCCGACCTGGCCGGCGTGGTCCGTCTGGTCGGGCTGGACGTGAGCATCGGGTCGTTGCTCCGACGGTTGGGGCCGCGACGCCTGCGGACCATCCCGACCCCGGAGCGGGTCGTGGACTGGGCGGCGATCCACCCGCTGGGCGAGGCCGGCGGCGGCATGCGGTTGCAGGGCGTCAGCCATGCCGTCCACGCCCTGCGCGCCGGGGAACTGGCCGACCTGCTGGAGGACCTCGACCGGACCGGGCGGCGGCACCTGCTCGACACCCTGGACCCCGGCGTCGCCGCCGACGCGGTGGAGGAGATGCAGGCCGACGACGTCCAGGCGCTGCTGCGGGACATGCCGGTCGAGCGGGCCGCGGCGTTGTTGGCGCAGATGGAACCCGACGAGGCCACCGACGCGCTGCGCGACCTGCCCCGGGCCGACCGCGAGGGCATCCTGCGGGCGCTGCCGGCGGGGAAGGCCCGCGAACTCGGCGGGCTGCTCGGCTACGCGGAGGACCGGGCCGGCGGGTTCATGACCACGGTGCTGGTGGTGATGCACCTGACCGAAACGGTGCGGGACATCCGGGCTCGGCTGCGCGAGAACGCCGAGCACCTGATGGAGCTGGACCGCGTCGTGGTGATCGACGCCCAGGGCCGGGTTGTGGACGAGGTGAGCATGCAGGAGGTCCTGCTCGCCGAACCCGACGACACCGTGGCGAGCCTGGTCGCGCCGCCGTGGGCGGTGACCGTACTCCCGACCGCGACCGCCGCCGAGGTCGCCGACCAGCTGATCGCCAACCGCTGCTTGTCGGTGCTGGTGGTCGACGCCGACAACCGCCCGATCGGCCGGATCCTGGCCGACGACATCGTCGACGTCCTGGTCCCGGAGCGCGGCCGGTTCGACGTGTTCCAGTGGGCCGGCCAATGA
- a CDS encoding divalent metal cation transporter — MSVGAQPELRAAPPPAARRPLRRRVVGVLAILGPGLIAANAGNDAGGIATYASAGAQFGYRTLFLMVLVTIGLVVVQEMCARLGSWTGQGLGALLREQFSLRTTAFALALLVIANTALVVSEFAGIAAAMQLLHVSRYVSVPIAAALVWALVVLGSYRYAEKVFLTLSLVFIAYPISAVLAHPHWGAAADQSVVPHLLAGKDFLLLAVALIGTTITPYMQFYIASAVADRGLGPADYRNTRLDTVTGAIFADLVSMFIIIATAAAVTTRAPLDDAAQAADALSPVAGRFAAQLFAIGLLGASALAAAVVPLSTSYAVGEAIGTESSVSRRFGEAKLFLGLFTVQILIGSSLALAPGNLIKLLLNAQILNGIITPVLLGFILALANRRSLLGDAANGRIFRVVATVTVGLVAVMAVLAAATEVMGWVGLA; from the coding sequence ATGAGCGTGGGTGCGCAGCCGGAGCTGCGCGCGGCCCCGCCGCCGGCTGCCCGACGCCCACTGCGCCGGCGGGTGGTCGGGGTGCTGGCAATCCTCGGGCCCGGGCTGATCGCGGCCAACGCGGGCAACGACGCCGGTGGCATCGCCACCTACGCCTCGGCCGGGGCCCAATTCGGCTACCGCACGTTGTTCCTGATGGTGCTGGTCACCATCGGCCTGGTCGTGGTGCAGGAGATGTGCGCCCGGCTGGGCAGCTGGACCGGCCAGGGCCTGGGTGCTCTGCTGCGCGAGCAGTTCAGCCTGCGCACCACGGCATTCGCGTTGGCACTACTGGTGATCGCGAACACCGCGCTGGTGGTCAGCGAGTTCGCCGGAATCGCCGCGGCCATGCAGTTGCTGCACGTCAGTCGCTATGTGTCGGTACCGATCGCGGCGGCGCTGGTCTGGGCGCTGGTCGTGCTCGGCTCCTACCGTTACGCCGAGAAAGTCTTCCTCACGCTGAGCCTGGTGTTCATCGCGTACCCGATCAGTGCCGTCCTCGCGCACCCGCACTGGGGCGCTGCGGCGGACCAGAGCGTGGTTCCGCACCTGTTGGCCGGCAAGGATTTCCTGCTGCTGGCCGTGGCGCTGATCGGTACGACGATCACGCCCTACATGCAGTTCTACATCGCCTCCGCGGTCGCCGACCGCGGTCTGGGACCGGCGGACTACCGCAACACCCGGCTGGACACGGTCACCGGGGCGATCTTCGCCGACCTGGTCAGCATGTTCATCATCATCGCGACGGCGGCGGCGGTGACGACGCGCGCGCCGCTGGACGACGCCGCCCAGGCCGCGGACGCCCTGAGCCCGGTCGCCGGTCGGTTCGCCGCGCAACTGTTCGCGATCGGCCTGCTCGGCGCCAGCGCACTGGCCGCCGCCGTGGTGCCGCTGTCCACCTCCTACGCGGTGGGCGAGGCGATCGGCACCGAGAGCAGCGTCTCGCGGCGGTTCGGCGAGGCGAAACTGTTCCTCGGCCTGTTCACCGTCCAGATCCTGATCGGTTCCTCGCTCGCTCTCGCCCCCGGCAACCTGATCAAGCTGCTGCTGAACGCGCAGATCCTCAACGGCATCATCACCCCGGTGCTGCTCGGGTTCATCCTGGCCCTGGCCAACCGGCGAAGCCTGCTCGGGGACGCCGCCAACGGACGGATTTTCCGGGTTGTCGCCACCGTGACCGTGGGCCTGGTCGCCGTCATGGCGGTCCTTGCGGCCGCGACCGAGGTCATGGGCTGGGTTGGCCTGGCCTGA
- a CDS encoding SpoIID/LytB domain-containing protein has product MAVLLAAPVAARAGVSAGPPAERLVAPVAGEFHFEGHGFGHGRGMSQWGAQGAASHGIDHKTILSTYYPGTDLVRSDEIPEIRVHLSGLGSDALRVVAGPGMQLLTIGRTTALPRQLDDQKVTDWRVRSVDGALQLEGLTDGWHRVGPRSAAGDPVELRGGDDDLQVVRGQELRQYRGALRVFPGDRDGQVAVVNVVDIESYLRSVVPSESPAYFEPAALQAQAVAARTYALWHATHASADAVSDICDTTACQVYRGVRTLHRQGGTDRRWENSRTDAAVADTAGEQLNYDGKPALTEFSDSNGGWSTAGNEPYLPSRPDPWDGLVPNHSHSWTYTLNAARLQQAWPQIGRPTGLAAAQRDGDGAWGGRVLSVRVVGDHGQVVVPGGKFDHAAGMRNSWWQLEVDPSSLPTEIPTAPPATDAPSAAPPASPQPAAPAQPAAPAVAPPASAQPAAPAQPTAPAQSAIPAQPGAPAQPAAPAATGGQGRAAPAVPTAAQPTSPQQPAATDQDGPDGGDPAVNR; this is encoded by the coding sequence ATGGCTGTACTGCTGGCGGCGCCGGTTGCGGCGCGTGCCGGCGTCAGTGCCGGGCCGCCCGCGGAACGGCTGGTCGCCCCGGTGGCCGGCGAGTTCCACTTCGAGGGTCATGGATTCGGCCACGGCCGCGGGATGTCGCAGTGGGGCGCGCAGGGCGCCGCTTCGCACGGCATCGACCACAAGACGATCCTGTCCACCTACTACCCCGGCACGGACCTGGTCCGCAGCGACGAGATCCCGGAGATCCGCGTGCACCTGTCCGGTCTCGGCTCGGACGCCCTGCGCGTGGTGGCCGGACCCGGGATGCAGCTGCTCACCATCGGCCGGACCACGGCGCTGCCGCGGCAACTCGACGACCAGAAGGTCACCGACTGGCGGGTGCGTTCGGTGGACGGCGCCCTGCAACTGGAAGGGCTGACCGACGGGTGGCATCGCGTGGGCCCGCGCTCGGCCGCCGGTGATCCGGTGGAGCTGCGGGGCGGGGACGACGACCTCCAGGTCGTGCGCGGTCAGGAACTGCGCCAGTACCGAGGGGCGCTGCGCGTGTTCCCGGGCGACCGCGACGGACAGGTTGCGGTTGTCAACGTCGTCGACATCGAGTCGTACCTGCGGTCGGTCGTGCCCTCCGAGTCCCCCGCCTACTTCGAGCCCGCGGCCCTGCAGGCCCAGGCCGTCGCGGCTCGGACCTACGCCCTGTGGCACGCGACGCACGCCTCCGCGGACGCGGTGTCCGACATCTGCGACACCACCGCCTGCCAGGTCTACCGCGGCGTGCGCACCCTGCATCGTCAGGGCGGTACCGACCGCAGGTGGGAGAATTCCCGGACCGATGCGGCTGTCGCGGACACTGCCGGCGAGCAGCTGAACTACGACGGAAAGCCCGCGCTGACCGAGTTCTCCGACTCCAACGGCGGTTGGTCGACGGCCGGCAACGAGCCGTACCTGCCCAGCCGGCCCGACCCGTGGGACGGCCTGGTTCCGAACCACTCCCACTCGTGGACCTACACGCTGAACGCCGCACGCCTCCAGCAGGCCTGGCCGCAGATCGGCCGCCCGACCGGACTGGCCGCTGCCCAGCGGGACGGCGACGGCGCCTGGGGTGGCCGGGTGCTCTCGGTGCGGGTCGTCGGCGACCATGGCCAGGTTGTCGTCCCCGGAGGCAAGTTCGACCACGCGGCGGGCATGCGCAATTCGTGGTGGCAGCTGGAGGTGGACCCGAGCAGCCTGCCGACTGAGATCCCGACCGCGCCACCTGCCACGGACGCTCCCTCGGCTGCGCCGCCGGCTTCGCCGCAACCCGCGGCCCCCGCGCAGCCCGCGGCTCCTGCTGTTGCGCCGCCGGCTTCGGCACAGCCCGCGGCCCCCGCGCAACCCACGGCTCCCGCGCAGTCCGCGATCCCGGCGCAGCCCGGGGCCCCGGCACAGCCCGCGGCCCCGGCGGCCACCGGGGGACAGGGGCGCGCTGCACCGGCCGTACCCACGGCTGCGCAACCGACGTCGCCGCAACAACCCGCCGCGACCGACCAGGACGGCCCCGACGGCGGCGACCCTGCGGTCAACCGTTGA